Genomic DNA from Bacteroidota bacterium:
TTTGAGTGAAAGTAATAGAAGCATTCATTTGAAAGTGAAAAAGGAAGATCAAAATTATATTTTATCATGGAACGCCTATGATGGATTAAACTTCAATAATTACTATATTTTTCAAGGCCCTTCTCCCGAAAATTTAACTTTAGTTGATTCTGTAAAGCTTGAACAGTTACACTATGAAACCTCTATTGGATCTACTCCTTCGTATTTTAAAGTGCAAGCTACCAGACCTTATGGAGGATGCTCGAACCAATATGGGATTTACTATAAAAACTCTTCTTCCAATATTGCTTATGATAAAAATCCATTTACAGGAACAACAGAACAAAAAGGAAATGAAATGAATTTTTTCCCAAACCCCGTAAAGGATTTTATTTCAATACAAATTTCAGAAAAAGGAACTTATGTCCTTAGGCTATACAATGTTTTAGGAGAATTGATTAAAAGAGAGATTATAACTGAAAATGTTTCCAAATTTTCAATGGAATCATTACAACCAGGCATCTATTTTATATTAATAGGTGATGAAAACAACCTGCAAAGATTTAAAATAATAAAAAGTCATTAAAGCCAAGGTTGGAAAATAAGCAGTGTTTTCAAAAAAGATTAGACCAATGTTGGGCGGCTTTCAGGTGGGGTTTATAGAATGAGCAGGAAAAGTAGTAGAATGCACTGAATTTTGCAAACCACAAAACCCTTTACTTGAGGCACCTGTTGCGAAGCTTGAGGAAATACCAAAAATGCAAATATTTTCAACAGATTAACAAATGTGCATTCTCTTCATACTTTTCATGAGCTTCCGTTTTTTCTTTTTTATTTTTTTGTCTTACTTATAATTTTCTGAATTCTTATATGTCTCATTCCAATAAATATATCTCATTTCTTGAAATTAAAAACTTAGTTAGTTGAGCCTTAAAAAGATGTTAACACATTGATTGTTAGTATTTTGAAAGCAGAAATATGTGTTTTATTTTGCAAGATTTCGTATATTTATTTCGTAAAACTTGCAAATTGAAACTATGTTATCAAAACCAAAAATATTAAATCAGTCTAGTTTTTTCTTTTCTTTACCAGACACTCTAAATCAACGGCATCCTTTGTATGTTTTAGCCAACAGGGTTGATTGGCAGATGTTTGAAAATGCATTCAGCCCACTTTACTGCCTGGATAATGGCCGTCCAGCCAAACCTATTAGATTGATGGTGGGATTATTGATTTTGAAACACATTCTTAACATTTCAGATGAAAGTGTTGATGAACAGTGGGCCGAAAATCTTTACTACCAATATTTTTGCGGCTACCAAGAGTTTTTATCTTCTGCTCCATGTGAAGCCTCTGAGTTAGTTCATTTTCGTAAGCGGAGAGGTGAATCAGGGATAGAATTGATTTTAAAGGAAAGCATTCGAATTAATGAAAATAATGGCGATGACGAAAATGTAAGCATTGATACAACCGTTCAGGAGAAAAACATTACATTTCCTACAGATAGCAAGTTGCATAAAAAACAAACTTACACAAGAGTATTAAAAAAAATAAGTGTAGATCAACGCTTTCGGAACCATCAAAAAACAAAGCAAAAGCACGAAAAGCTGATAAAAAGGTAAAAACAATTGCAGGGAGGTTAGTTCGTGAATTAGAACGAAATCTCAAAACGGATTCTGTGCATCAAAAGGTAATTGTACTTTTTAAACAGGTGCTTCAGCAAAAGAGAAACAGTAAGAATAAAATTTATTCATTACATGAACCAAATACAGTATGTATTTCTAAAGGGAAAGAGCATAAAAAGTTCGAGTTTGGCAATAAAGCATCATTCATTTACACCCAAAACACCGGTGTGATTATCGGAGCAATGGGTTTTAGGAACGAGTTTGACGGACACACCTTAGAACCAGCTTTAGAACAGGCTGAAAGAATGGTCGGTAAAGTGCCAAAAAAGCTGCGGTGGATCGAGGCTATCGCGGAAAAATCAAAAAAGGAGAAACTCACATTCTAATACCAAAGCCCTTCAACAATAAAACACAAACAAAGTATCAGCAACAAAAACTAAAACAAGCACACACCACTAGAACTGCAATCGAACCAGTGATAGGCCATCTTAAAACAGATCATCATTTGGGCAGGAACTTTTACAAAGGTATTGTGGGGGACAATATCAATATTATTCTAGCTGCTGCTGCTTTTAATTTCAAAAGAATGATGAACAAATGGAAATCATCTTTTTGTTCTCTTTTTCAAAAACATATTGTCAGTTTTGAAAATATGTTTATAGAAATATTTATTCTAAAATGGGGTTTTTAAGGCTCAACCAATACTTATTTACATTGTTGATTTACACCCCTTTTTAATTCATTTTCCTTCAAATTAATATATTCATAATCCTATACTTCCCCTCAGAAATATCATTTCCAATTTGCCCGATCCATTTTTTTGAAAAGAAAAAGGCTTTAATTTATCAACTCTTAAGGCTTAGGTTTGCTTTTTTCAAATGCCTGCTTCATATATTTATCCTGGTATTGTACCCATGCAGCAAGCCTTTTTCTTCCTTCGTTCTCATAGTCTTTTTTTGTGTTTACCACGTTCTTTTTTTCATCAGGGTCAAATTCCAAATCATAAATTTCATGTGAATTGCTCGTTGCGTTATATATGAACTTGATTTTATCATCTCTGTATCCAAAAAGGAAATCAGACCATGGTGCATAAAAATAGGTCCTGGGAATTCTCTCCCTGTTTAATAGGCTCTCGCCTTGCCATTCTTTAGCTGGTTGCAGGTTAAGCATATTAAAAATGGTGGGTGCAATATCTATATGTCCAGCAATTACAGGATTACGTGTACCTTTAAACAATACTGGATTAATAAAAATCAAGGGAACATGAATGTTTTCCTCGTATAACTTAGAGGCATGGCCGGTTTGCCCGTGCTGACCAAATGCTTCGCCATGATCAGCAACAATTACAACCAAAGTAGAATCCATAATATTACTCTCCTCCAAAAATTTTAATAGTTTGCCTATTACTGCATCAGTATGATTAAGTGCATTCAAATATTTGTTAAATTCAGGATTGTCAACCTTGTAATCAACTTCTTTTTCACTTGTAAGAAAGTATGGGTAATGCGTTTGATACGTCCAGAGGACTGAAAAAAACGGTTTCGACTTATCATCTGAAACCCATTTTTTGAAATCATTGACAATACATTCATCATCTGCGCCATCAGAATTTTCCCAGGGATTTTCTTTTACAATAAGTTGATTTGATGCACAAGTCCCATTTTTAAAATCGCTAACCACATCAAAATCTCTGAAAGACAAATATGAACCAACATTTTGAAAATCATTATCCGCAGATGTAAAAAAAGAGGTCCTGAATCCTTGCTTTTGTAATTCAGAACTTAGGGTAGGATGATCGATATTGGTATGTTCTTTCGTAATACTTTTATAGGAAATCCAGGGATAAATTCCGGCAAGTAATGAAACCATTGAGATGTTAGTGGATGGGGCATGAGCATAAGCATTTTCAAAAACCAAAGATTGATTAAAATAAGAAGACAAAACAGGTGTGGCCTTGTAATTAGAACCATATAAATTTAAATACTTTGCTGATACTGATTCCATTACGAATAAAACAACATTTTTTATTCTGGCACTATCGATTTGTTCAACCCGCTTAATTTTACCTTCTTCAAACTCCTGGTTGTATTCTTTTGTAACTTCAAAACTTAGAATGTCAGGGTTCAGGTTCGTATCTATCATTGAACTTAGGAATGCCATTATAGGGTTTTGCAATTTTCCCTTATCTTTAAATGATTGATCTATTGTTAAATAAGAAAAGGCATAAAAAACAACCATTGAGCCCGGAAAAGCATAAGAAAGAATTTTTTTATATTTATTAGTATGCAGGCTATTCCAGACCGATTGAGTTATTTCCTTTAAAATATATAACGATACGCACAAGGCAAGGATATTGACTATTAGTTCAAAATTGATATTGCTTGTAAAAGCATTTCGTGCATCAACACTGCCCAAGAAATCAGAATAATAAAGCCATTGATAATTAAATGGGGTGCCAAGCATTTCAACAGCTTTAATATTAAATACGCCAACTACCAAAGAAAAAAAGCAAAGAAAAATAAAACTTCCATTCATAATTTTGCTTAAAAAAATCCTGTTTTTAAAAAAAACATGGATTACATAAAACAAAATATATAAAAGTGTAATATAAAATACATCATATACCGATGCTTTAAAAACATCAAGGGTAAGCAAAGAGTACGATGTATCTACATCATATTTTATTCCTGCTGCGTTGGCTCTAATTAGAATAAGAAAAACGGCAAGGGAAACAGTCCAGGCTTTTCCTGAATGAAGGAATGAATTCTGATTTTTAAAAAATTTCTTTATTATTAGGTATTTAAAAATTAAATAAATCAGTATAAAAGCTGAAAGAATATAAAAAGAATTTTTTGCAATGTTTGGAAAAGCTTGTGGCCTGTTTACATAGATAATTGCTTGTTCAGAAGGCATATCCATTATTTCACTATTTGATCGTGTAATTGGAAAGTCTTCTTTTTCATCCCAATATTGACATTCTTCAAAAGAAAATTTAATTTTATTTATCATGTATCCATAATTCAAAACGGCTCCTTTGGGCACGGTCAAGGTTGTAATAAAAGTGCCTTTAACGTTCTTCATGGGAATTCTCATAATATTATTTTGAACGAAAGAGCCTTTTGGTCTTAGTGCTTCAGGAACAGAACTCCATCCATTAATCCCCCATACAAGATCCACATCAGCAGCTTTTGGGAAATGATATTTAATGGTAGTTGTTATTAAGGCCGAATCATTGGAAAAATTAATTATTTCACTAAAGTTCATCACTTTGCCAACTTGTTCAATAGTGGTTATTTGGGGCACTATTTCAGATACTGAATCCCTTGCAATTGTGCTATACTCTCCTGTCCAAATATAATCATGGGGAAAATCAGGTGTTTCTGTTTTTATACAAAAACCATAATTTATTTCACTGTTTTCATGCGCTATAATATCAATTGAATAATAATGGCCTTGCTGTTTCATAGGACTATGCATTATTCCATTATTAATTAATGTTCCGGCAGGCCTTAGTTCAAGTGGAGCTACTTTCCATTTTTCACCTCCCCAAACAAAGAACACTTCCCCACTTACAGCTAAATGGTATTTAAAAGAATGGGTAACCAGTTTAGCATTTGTAGGAAATACTAAAAGGGAAAAAAGACTTGTGAAAATTAAAATTAAATAGTTGTTCATCTGCTTGATATTTATTGTTTTTTAGTGCTTTTTTTAATCTTAAAACCTTTTGAAGCAGTGTATACATTGTTGTTTTTGTCATACACATATGCATAGATTCTGTAATCACCGATCTCTGTGGGCAGGGTAACTATTGCAGATTCCCCTTTATCTATCGCTTTAATATTAGGTAATTTCTCAAGCATTATTTTTTCCCCACTGCTGCTCCATTGCTCTGTTTTATATAAAAACCATTCATACCTTATATTTTTGTTGGATTTCCAGTCTGCATTTAATTCTAAGCCGTAAGTAACTTGTTTTGCCCCTGCAACTTTTTCTTCTGGCTTTTTAATGCTTATGTAGGATGTATTTAAATCTTTTTTATCGTATTTCCAGAGATTTTTTAAGGCATAATAAGTCGGTTTTAACCTCCCTTTGTAATCAGTAATGCCATACCAGGTATTCGTGCCTTCCATCCTGTCTCTCCAGGAATAAATAACTCCTCCTAAATTATGCCCCTTGAATTTTTCCACATAATTAGTCCATTCATCTGTATATAGTTTTGCCTTATGAAAATCATTATCTTCCAACAATATCATTTCCTCATCAAATTTTGTAAAGTTTGGATTCCAATAGCCACTAGGACCAAATTCTGAAATCAAATAAGGCCTTTTAGCATCAAAAGCAGATGTAATATCCTGAAGCATTTCAAGTTGTTGGGTGTAATAGGAATTAA
This window encodes:
- a CDS encoding sulfatase-like hydrolase/transferase, whose protein sequence is MNNYLILIFTSLFSLLVFPTNAKLVTHSFKYHLAVSGEVFFVWGGEKWKVAPLELRPAGTLINNGIMHSPMKQQGHYYSIDIIAHENSEINYGFCIKTETPDFPHDYIWTGEYSTIARDSVSEIVPQITTIEQVGKVMNFSEIINFSNDSALITTTIKYHFPKAADVDLVWGINGWSSVPEALRPKGSFVQNNIMRIPMKNVKGTFITTLTVPKGAVLNYGYMINKIKFSFEECQYWDEKEDFPITRSNSEIMDMPSEQAIIYVNRPQAFPNIAKNSFYILSAFILIYLIFKYLIIKKFFKNQNSFLHSGKAWTVSLAVFLILIRANAAGIKYDVDTSYSLLTLDVFKASVYDVFYITLLYILFYVIHVFFKNRIFLSKIMNGSFIFLCFFSLVVGVFNIKAVEMLGTPFNYQWLYYSDFLGSVDARNAFTSNINFELIVNILALCVSLYILKEITQSVWNSLHTNKYKKILSYAFPGSMVVFYAFSYLTIDQSFKDKGKLQNPIMAFLSSMIDTNLNPDILSFEVTKEYNQEFEEGKIKRVEQIDSARIKNVVLFVMESVSAKYLNLYGSNYKATPVLSSYFNQSLVFENAYAHAPSTNISMVSLLAGIYPWISYKSITKEHTNIDHPTLSSELQKQGFRTSFFTSADNDFQNVGSYLSFRDFDVVSDFKNGTCASNQLIVKENPWENSDGADDECIVNDFKKWVSDDKSKPFFSVLWTYQTHYPYFLTSEKEVDYKVDNPEFNKYLNALNHTDAVIGKLLKFLEESNIMDSTLVVIVADHGEAFGQHGQTGHASKLYEENIHVPLIFINPVLFKGTRNPVIAGHIDIAPTIFNMLNLQPAKEWQGESLLNRERIPRTYFYAPWSDFLFGYRDDKIKFIYNATSNSHEIYDLEFDPDEKKNVVNTKKDYENEGRKRLAAWVQYQDKYMKQAFEKSKPKP